Below is a genomic region from Billgrantia tianxiuensis.
CTCGAGCGCCAGCCGCTGCGCGCGCGGGGAAAGCTCGCTCAGCGCGCGGCGGTACACCTCGCGCTTGAACGGCACCACCTGGCCCAGCGGATACCAGTAGCTGACCCAGCGCCAGTTATCGAATTCGGGCTTTTCCGAACCGTCCATGCAAATGCGGTTCTCCTGACAGCGAATGCGCAGCAGGAACCACTTCTGCTTCTGGCCGATACAGACCGGCCTGGAATTCATGCGCACCATGCGTCGTGGCAGGCGATAACGCAGCCATCCCGAGTACAGGCCAGTAGCTCGACGTCATCGGCGGTCAGGCCGATTTCCTCTTCCAGCTCACGATAGAGCGCCTGTTGCGGTGTTTCGGTTGACTTGATGCCTCCCTGGGGAAACTGCCACGCATTCTGTCCTACCCGACGCGCCCAAAGCAGTTGCCCCCTGGCGTTGGCGATGATGATGCCAACGTTGGGGCGAAAGCCGTCAGCGTCGATCACGGACGTCACCTTGTGAAAATCGTCATTAAGAGCATTCTTCCACAAGGGCGCAAAGCGCATCAATACAACGATCAGGGAGTAGGCTCACACCCGCCGGAGCCCGACGCGAGAAAAAGCGCGACGGGGCTTAGCAGCGTGGGTGTTGTCTGACATAATCGCCAGCTTTCGTGCAACGCAGCACGTCTCACCAATCACAACTCACCACATCGCAAGGGGTAAGCCGTGAGTCTGGCCATCTTCGATCTGGACAATACTCTGCTCTCCATCGACAGCGATCACGCCTGGGGCGAGTTCCTGCTCGAGCAGGGCGCCGTGGATGCCGAGGCCTATCGTGAAGCCAACGACCGCTTCATGGCCGACTACGAGGCAGGCACGCTGGACATCCACGCCTTTCTGGCCGTGGCCCTCAAGCCGCTCGCCGACAATAGTCCCGAGCAGCTCGCCGCCTGGCATCAGCAGTTCATGGCCAGCAAGATCGAGCCCAGCATCCTGCCCAAGGGCGAGGAACTGCTGGCACGCCATCGCAGCCGTGGCGACACCCTGCTGATCGTCACCGCCACCAACCGCTTCATTACCGGCCCGATTGCCGAGCGGCTGGGCGTGGACCACCTGATTGCCGTGGAACCGGAAGTCCGCGATGGCCGCTACACCGGCCAAGTGAGCGGTACGCCGAGCTACCGCGAAGGCAAGGTGAAGCGCCTGGAGGAGTGGCTGGCGGACAAGGACCTGACCCTGGACGACGCCTGGTTCTACAGCGACTCGCACAACGACCTGCCGCTGCTGGAACTGGTGGAGCATCCGGTAGCGGTGGACCCTGACCCCACCCTGCGCGAGGAAGCCGAAAAGCGCGGCTGGCGCATCATGAGCCTGCGGGGCTGAGCGGCTTCGCCAGTTCATGAGTCGTAAGAACGGCGCTTCGCGCCTGGAAGAGCGAAGACGAAAGACAAAAACCCCGAAGGCCTGAGACCTTCGGGGTTTTTCTTGGCTCTTACTTCTTATTTCTTACACGCTTAGCCCAGCAGATGCTCGACGGCGGCGCGCTCTTCGCGCAATTCGTCTTCAGTGGCCTTCATCTTGGCACGGCTGAACTCATCGATCTCGAGACCCTGCACGATCTCGTAGTCGCCGTTCTGGCAGCGCACCGGGTAGGAGTAGATGATGCCCTCAGCGATGCCGTAGCTGCCGTCGGACGGGATCGCCATGCTCACCACCTGATCGGTACCCAGCGCCCAGTCGCGCATGTGATCGATGGCGGAAGAAGCGGCGGATGCAGCGGAAGAGGCACCGCGCGCCTTGATGATCGCCGCGCCGCGCTGCTGCACGGTGGGGATGAAGTCGTTCTCGTACCAGTCGCGCTCGACCAGGTCGAAGGCCGGCTTGCCGGCTACCTTGGTGTGGGCCAGGTCGGGATACTGGGTAGCGCTGTGGTTGCCCCAGATGATCATGCTGTCGACGTCGGTAACGCGCTTGCCGGTCTTCTGAGCCAGTTGGGTCAACGCACGGTTGTGGTCAAGGCGGGTCATCGCGGTGAACTGACGCGGGTTCAGATCGGGCGCGTTGCAGGAAGCGATCAGCGCGTTGGTGTTGGCCGGGTTGCCCACCACCAGCACGCGCACGTTGCGGCTGGCGTTGTCGTTCAGCGCCTTGCCCTGCACGGAGAAGATCGCGGCGTTGGCTTCCAGCAGGTCCTTGCGCTCCATGCCCGGGCCGCGCGGACGGGCACCGACCAGCAGGGCAAAATCGGCGTCCTTGAAGGCGACGTTGGGATCGTCGGTGGCGACGATGTCCTGCACCAGCGGGAAGGCGCAGTCGTTCACTTCCATTACCACGCCGTTCAGGGCGTCCATCGCCTGCGGAATCTCGAGCAGCTGGAGAATCACGGGCTGATCAGGGCCCAGCATGTCGCCTGCCGCGATACGGAAGATAAGGGAGTAGCTGATCTGGCCAGCACCGCCGGTAATGGCAATACGTACGGGATCTTTCATTTTTGCTCCTTCGGTTGAGCCGCCTGAGGGAAACGCTGCACAAATGTCTGCGCGAGCGAATCGCCTCGTTGCGCGGTGCTCAGAATCCTCACATATACCCCATATGCTCCGGTTCTTGTGCTCCGTGCGCCTTGCGCTTCATCTCGCTCGCTAATTTGTCCAGCATTTCCTGAAGATGAGCCTGACGGATGCGGATCCGCCCCGGCCGAAATCC
It encodes:
- a CDS encoding HAD family hydrolase; translated protein: MSLAIFDLDNTLLSIDSDHAWGEFLLEQGAVDAEAYREANDRFMADYEAGTLDIHAFLAVALKPLADNSPEQLAAWHQQFMASKIEPSILPKGEELLARHRSRGDTLLIVTATNRFITGPIAERLGVDHLIAVEPEVRDGRYTGQVSGTPSYREGKVKRLEEWLADKDLTLDDAWFYSDSHNDLPLLELVEHPVAVDPDPTLREEAEKRGWRIMSLRG
- a CDS encoding malate dehydrogenase, yielding MKDPVRIAITGGAGQISYSLIFRIAAGDMLGPDQPVILQLLEIPQAMDALNGVVMEVNDCAFPLVQDIVATDDPNVAFKDADFALLVGARPRGPGMERKDLLEANAAIFSVQGKALNDNASRNVRVLVVGNPANTNALIASCNAPDLNPRQFTAMTRLDHNRALTQLAQKTGKRVTDVDSMIIWGNHSATQYPDLAHTKVAGKPAFDLVERDWYENDFIPTVQQRGAAIIKARGASSAASAASSAIDHMRDWALGTDQVVSMAIPSDGSYGIAEGIIYSYPVRCQNGDYEIVQGLEIDEFSRAKMKATEDELREERAAVEHLLG